GGCTTACTCGAAATTGTCCGCAACCAGACGGTTGAGCAGGCGCACGCCCCAGCCGGTGCCCCAGGACGGAGACGTGGGCTTGGCGCCGGACTGCCAGGCGGTGCCGGCGATATCCAGATGCGCCCAGGGCACGCCATTGGTGAAGCGGTTGAGGAACTGGGCGGCGGTGATGGAGCCCGCATTGCGGCCGCCGATATTGCGCATGTCGGCGAATTTCGACTTGATCAGCTTGTCATAGGCATCGCCCATCGGCAGACGCCAGACGGTTTCGCCGGAGGCCTTGCCGGCTTCGGCGAGCTGTTCGGACAGCTTGTCGTTGTCGGAGAAGAGGCCCGCATGTTCCTCCCCCAACGCCACGAGGATGGCACCGGTGAGGGTGGCCAAATCGATCATGATGCGCGGCTTGAAGCGGTCCTGGGTGTACCAGAGGGCATCGGCCAGCACGAGGCGGCCTTCGGCATCGGTGTTCTGGATTTCGATGGTCTGGCCGGACATGGAGGTGACAATGTCGCCGGGGCGCTGGGCGCCTGCATCGGGCATGTTCTCGACAAGGCCGAGGACGCCCACGGCGTTGACCTTGGCCTTGCGGGCCGCGAGCGCCAGCATGGTGCCGGTGACAGCGGCGGCACCGCCCATGTCGCCCTTCATGTCTTCCATGCCGGCGCCGGGCTTGAGCGAGATGCCGCCGGTATCAAACGTCACGCCCTTGCCGACAAAGGCGACGGGCTTGGCGTTCTGCGCGCCGCCTTCCCAGCGCATGACGACGAGCTGGCTTTCGCGCACGGAGCCCTGCCCCACGCCTAGCAGAGAGCCCATGCCGAGCTTTTCCATCTGCTTTTCGCCAAGCACTTCCACCTTGAGGCCGTGGGAGGTGAGCGCCTTGCACTTCTTGGCGAAGCTCTCCGGGTACAGAATGTTCGGCGGTTCGTTGACGAGGTCGCGGGCGAGATAGACACCCTGGGCGATGGCGGACTGGATCTCCCAGGCCTTTTTGGCGCGGGCCTGAGCCTTCGTCATCACCGAGACCTTGGTGAGGGTCGGCTTCTGATCCGGCTTCTGCTTGGTGAAGTAGCCATCGAAGCGATAGGCAGCGAGCTGCGCGCCCATGGCGAGATGGGCGGCGATGTCAGCGTCGGACAGGTCAGCATCGGCGATGGGATCTGCGGCGATGGAGGCCTGCTTGACGCGCGCCGCATTGAGGCGGGCGACCATGGTGCCGGCGGCGGTCTCGAGACCGGCCTGCTTGACCGAGCGGGCCGCGCCGAGACCGACCATGTAAAGACGGCTGACGCCGACGCCCTCCGGTGCCACCACATCCAGCACCTGCCCGGCCTTGCCCTTGAAGTCGGCGGCCTTCATGGCGCGCTTCAGGCCACCGGACATGGCCTTGTCCACGGCTTCGGCGGTGGGCAGGAGCGAGGTGCCCTCCACGGCCGGCAGGATAAGGGCACCGGTCTTGGGCAGGGTGGCGGTGGCGATCGTCACATTCATCGGCATGGTTCTCTGGGTTTCCTGTCAGA
The sequence above is drawn from the Pyruvatibacter mobilis genome and encodes:
- a CDS encoding leucyl aminopeptidase, which produces MPMNVTIATATLPKTGALILPAVEGTSLLPTAEAVDKAMSGGLKRAMKAADFKGKAGQVLDVVAPEGVGVSRLYMVGLGAARSVKQAGLETAAGTMVARLNAARVKQASIAADPIADADLSDADIAAHLAMGAQLAAYRFDGYFTKQKPDQKPTLTKVSVMTKAQARAKKAWEIQSAIAQGVYLARDLVNEPPNILYPESFAKKCKALTSHGLKVEVLGEKQMEKLGMGSLLGVGQGSVRESQLVVMRWEGGAQNAKPVAFVGKGVTFDTGGISLKPGAGMEDMKGDMGGAAAVTGTMLALAARKAKVNAVGVLGLVENMPDAGAQRPGDIVTSMSGQTIEIQNTDAEGRLVLADALWYTQDRFKPRIMIDLATLTGAILVALGEEHAGLFSDNDKLSEQLAEAGKASGETVWRLPMGDAYDKLIKSKFADMRNIGGRNAGSITAAQFLNRFTNGVPWAHLDIAGTAWQSGAKPTSPSWGTGWGVRLLNRLVADNFE